A genome region from Camelina sativa cultivar DH55 chromosome 10, Cs, whole genome shotgun sequence includes the following:
- the LOC104719736 gene encoding uncharacterized protein LOC104719736 gives MKREGKQHGMVRTYRVLPPSLNPRPESKMVNPLTSRPTAGLFTKVSSKPTNHSKFTGKCGQARCLECHMHPITKSKAKTKGSSKVRSSDVTYKMLTWQVAAGREARPGLKLSGFSATGILDLMSDDYGYDHDYDYDEEEEEDEDGGGVVEDIVKIQRDGETEEDGSHDDDDDEGRMSFCDVGMMMMMMMEHVEEFDEEGWCLVEEMMT, from the coding sequence ATGAAGCGAGAAGGCAAGCAGCACGGCATGGTGAGGACTTACCGGGTTCTACCTCCGTCGCTGAATCCACGGCCCGAATCGAAGATGGTCAACCCTTTGACTTCACGCCCAACCGCTGGATTATTTACCAAAGTGTCATCAAAGCCGACCAATCACTCCAAATTCACCGGAAAATGTGGTCAAGCAAGGTGTCTTGAGTGCCATATGCATCCGATCACCAAATCCAAAGCCAAGACTAAAGGCTCTTCTAAGGTTAGATCAAGTGACGTTACCTACAAGATGCTGACTTGGCAGGTCGCTGCGGGCAGGGAGGCCAGACCAGGCTTGAAGCTTTCGGGTTTCTCGGCTACCGGAATACTTGATCTTATGTCTGATGATTACGGTTATGAtcatgattatgattatgatgaagaagaagaagaagatgaagacggAGGAGGTGTTGTAGAAGACATTGTGAAAATACAGAGAGATGGTGAAACAGAAGAAGATGGatcacatgatgatgatgatgatgaaggaagGATGAGTTTTTGTGATgtggggatgatgatgatgatgatgatggaacaTGTGGAAGAATTTGATGAAGAAGGATGGTGTTTGGTTGAAGAAATGATGACTTAA
- the LOC104719735 gene encoding cystinosin homolog: protein MASWNSIPLEILYEIVGWIAFASWSISFYPQIVLNFRRKSVVGLNFDFAMLNLTKHSSYMIYNVSLYFSPVIQKQYFDTYGDKEMIPVAANDVAFSLHAVVMTAATLFQIFIYERGPQKISKLATGIVVAVWAFAAICFFIALPTQSWLWLISLFNSIQVAMTCVKYIPQAKMNFTRKSTVGWSIGNILLDFGGGVANYLQMVVQSIDQHSWVNFYGNLGKTLLSLITIFFDIIFMLQHYVLYPEKEASKSLESGQESNEPLI from the exons atggcgtcGTGGAATTCGATTCCGCTGGAGATCTTGTACGAGATCGTTGGATGGATCGCTTTTGCTTCGTGGTCTATTAGCTTTTACCCACAGATTGTTTTAAATTTCCGCAGAAAGAG tgtggttGGATTGAACTTCGACTTCGCCATGTTGAATTTGACAAAACACTCATCGTATATGATATACAACGTCTCCCTCTACTTTAGTCCTGTTATTCAGAAACAGTACTTTGATACCTATGGCGATAAAGAG ATGATACCTGTGGCTGCAAATGATGTTGCATTCTCACTCCATGCAGTTGTTATGACAGCAGCTACTCTGTTCCAGATCTTTATTTATGAA cgtGGACCTCAAAAAATCTCCAAACTTGCTACAGGTATTGTGGTTGCTGTGTGGGCATTCGCAGCCATCTGTTTTTTCATAGCATTACCTACTCAGTCTTGGCTCTGGCTTATCTCCCTCTTCAA CTCGATTCAGGTCGCCATGACATGCGTCAAGTACATTCCACAG GCAAAGATGAACTTCACTAGGAAGAGCACAGTTGGGTGGAGCATCGGGAATATCCTTCTTGATTTTGGTGGAGGAGTCGCTAACTATCTGCAAATGGTTGTACAATCTATTGACCAAC ATTCTTGGGTGAATTTTTATGGGAACCTTGGAAAGACTCTTCTATCACTT atCACAATATTTTTTGATATCATCTTCATGCTTCAACACTATGTGTTATACCCAGAGAAGGAAGCCTCAAAATCTCTGGAAAGTGGTCAGGAATCAAACGAACCTCTCATTTGA
- the LOC104720659 gene encoding F-box/kelch-repeat protein At3g27150-like: MSKDEAKIPEPMRSLIVSIESKIPDLNIKSCYDQEDEEKRGSLSTVENQTSLNAQDACYGLSKLLFELEVEIFARVSCFQYWKLNFLNKQFSQLLQSREIFRVRQERGLVQPCVFMLSNGETCWTMFDKDFKNFRQLPKVPSDGCFLYGDKETISAGTHLIVTGREVERIVVWRYELKINKWIKDTDMITPRVMYASARHGTDAFFPGGIKASDKGNSEVVNVAERYNSDTKTWKAMHVMNKRRKISSGCFLRGKFYVLGGRDENDVHLTCGESYDEMTDSWKLIPDMLKGMTFMTPQSPPLIAVVNDSLYLLETWLNELWVYDIDANAWQNLGVAPVKTNAALGWGVAFKSLGDMLLVIGGSSAQPWNNTMSVYTCRPSPKMGKIVWEENKHCCDGVQLNHFIRNCCVMLA, encoded by the coding sequence ATGTCAAAAGACGAAGCTAAAATCCCTGAGCCGATGAGGAGTCTGATCGTTAGCATTGAGTCCAAAATCCCTGACCTGAATATAAAGTCTTGCTATGATcaggaagacgaagaaaaaaGAGGAAGTCTAAGTACAGTGGAGAATCAAACAAGTCTCAATGCTCAAGATGCATGCTACGGTCTTTCTAAGCTTTTGTTCGAGCTTGAGGTCGAGATCTTTGCCCGTGTTTCATGTTTCCAATATTGGAAACTAAATTTTCTCAACAAGCAGTTTTCACAATTGCTACAAAGTCGTGAGATTTTTAGAGTGAGGCAAGAACGCGGACTCGTTCAACCGTGCGTGTTCATGCTTTCGAACGGTGAAACTTGTTGGACAATGTTTGATAAAGATTTCAAAAATTTCCGACAACTTCCAAAAGTTCCTTCTGACGGTTGCTTCTTATATGGAGATAAGGAAACCATCAGTGCAGGTACGCATTTGATAGTCACCGGAAGGGAGGTGGAGCGTATTGTGGTGTGGCGATACGAGTTAAAGATAAATAAGTGGATCAAAGATACTGATATGATCACACCACGTGTGATGTATGCTTCTGCGAGACATGGGACTGATGCTTTCTTTCCTGGAGGGATTAAGGCAAGCGACAAGGGGAATTCTGAAGTTGTCAACGTTGCCGAAAGATACAATTCTGACACAAAAACGTGGAAAGCtatgcatgtaatgaataagcGAAGAAAAATCAGCTCTGGATGTTTCTTGCGTGGTAAGTTTTACGTTCTTGGTGGTCGTGATGAAAATGATGTACATCTAACTTGTGGAGAAAGTTACGATGAGATGACGGATTCATGGAAGTTGATTCCAGACATGCTCAAAGGCATGACGTTCATGACTCCCCAATCTCCACCCCTTATTGCAGTGGTCAACGACAGCCTCTACTTGCTGGAAACATGGTTGAACGAGCTATGGGTTTATGATATAGACGCAAATGCTTGGCAAAATCTTGGAGTTGCGCCTGTGAAAACAAATGCCGCTTTAGGCTGGGGAGTTGCATTTAAGTCACTTGGCGACATGCTTTTGGTGATTGGAGGTTCATCTGCTCAACCATGGAACAATACAATGTCGGTTTACACATGTCGTCCATCTCCAAAGATGGGAAAGATTGTTTGGGAGGAAAATAAACATTGTTGTGATGGTGTGCAGCTCAATCATTTTATCCGTAACTGTTGTGTGATGCTTGCTTAA
- the LOC104719737 gene encoding protein WVD2-like 7, translating to MGESAVLFQHSYSFAAPPSRHESHEDNPIHALSQSVSFGRFVTENLEWGRWSSFSHKKYVDEAEKFSQPGSVAQKKAFFEAHYKRIAEAKKAKAADESFESDPKQEPESVVVLLSTLETLTKDEVKGGESDATELVMISEEELVLSVEKDDEPERISVAVLEQEDAKPVVADDLQVVHDDKENHSEDVELLKKSSFVGEKEEERRSVAKNSSVFRFSMETSATSEATDKAMELVSSQEISEKPITRSSPKKNQKPISPRFGFLSCLMGTKAEDQNPTKKKRKTGKKPSKPFLWLCFKPEMVGETEAARKR from the exons ATGGGTGAATCTGCTGTTCTATTTCAACATTCCTACTCGTTCGCTGCTCCTCCTTCTCGTCATGAATCTCATGAG GATAATCCAATTCATGCGCTTAGTCAATCAGTTTCATTTGGAAGGTTTGTGACTGAGAATCTTGAATGGGGGAGATGGTCAAGTTTTTCGCATAAGAAGTATGTTGATGAAGCCGAGAAGTTCTCTCAGCCTGGATCTGTTGCTCAGAAGAAAGCTTTCTTTGAAGCTCATTACAAGAGAATAGCCGAAGCAAAGAAAGCAAAAGCTGCGGATGAATCATTTGAATCTGACCCTAAACAAGAACCAGAAAGTGTTGTGGTGTTGCTTAGCACTTTGGAGACTTTGACTAAGGATGAGGTTAAGGGAGGAGAGAGTGATGCAACTGAGTTAGTCATGATTAGTGAAGAAGAGTTGGTGTTGAGTGTTGAGAAAGATGACGAGCCCGAAAGAATAAGTGTTGCGGTTTTGGAGCAAGAAGACGCTAAACCCGTGGTTGCAGATGATTTGCAAGTTGTTCATGATGATAAAGAGAACCACTCAGAGGATGTAGAGTTGTTGAAGAAGAGCAGTTTCgttggagaaaaagaagaagagagaagatccGTAGCCAAGAACTCATCGGTGTTTAGATTTTCTATGGAGACATCAGCAACTTCAGAAGCTACGGATAAAGCAATGGAGCTTGTTTCCTCACAGGAAATAAG TGAAAAACCGATAACTCGTAGTTCgccaaagaaaaaccaaaaaccaattAGTCCTAGATTTGGTTTCTTGAG CTGTTTGATGGGAACTAAAGCTGAAGATCAAAACCCGACTAAGAAGAAG AGAAAGACGGGTAAGAAACCAAGCAAACCGTTTCTATGGCTTTGCTTCAAACCTGAGATGGTTGGGGAAACAGAAGCAgcaagaaaaaggtaa